One Ahaetulla prasina isolate Xishuangbanna chromosome 10, ASM2864084v1, whole genome shotgun sequence genomic region harbors:
- the EIF3K gene encoding eukaryotic translation initiation factor 3 subunit K yields the protein MAAFEQMRASVGKLLKGIDRYNPENLVTLQHYVETQAKENAYDLEANLAVLKLYQFNPNLFQVSVTAQILLKALTNLPHTDFTLCKCMIDQARQEESPIRQILYLGELLENCHFQAFWQALDKNMKLLDGIVGFEDSVRKFICHVVGITYQHIDRWLLAKMLGDLTDNQLKSWMCKYGWVETEPGTIFICNQEENIKPKNIVEKIDFDSVSSIMASSQ from the exons ATGGCGGCCTTCGAGCAGATGCGGGCGAGCGTGGGGAAGCTGCTGAAGGGCATCGACAG ATACAACCCAGAAAATCTTGTCACTCTGCAGCACTACGTGGAGACCCAGGCCAAGGAGAATGCCTACGACTTGGAGGCCAACCTGGCTGTGCTCAAACT GTATCAGTTTAATCCTAACTTATTCCAAGTCTCGGTGACTGCCCAGATTCTCCTCAAAGCACTGACTAACCTGCCTCACACGGACTTCACACTCTGCAAGTGCATGATTGACCAGGCTCGT CAAGAAGAGAGTCCAATCCGTCAGATCTTATACCTGGGGGAATTGTTGGAGAACTGTCACTTTCAGGCTTTCTGG caagcTCTGGATAAGAATATGAAACTCCTAGACGGGATTGTTGGATTTGAAGATTCGGTTAGAAAAT TCATTTGTCACGTAGTTGGAATCACATACCAGCACATAGACCGGTGGCTTCTGGCCAAAATGTTGGGCGATCTAACAG ATAATCAGCTGAAGTCTTGGATGTGCAAATATGGCTGGGTAGAAACAGAGCCCGGGACAATATTCATCTGCAACCAGGAAGAGAACATCAAGCCTAAAAacattgtggagaaaatagactTTGACA GTGTTTCCAGTATCATGGCTTCTTCCCAGtga